The sequence below is a genomic window from Cryptomeria japonica unplaced genomic scaffold, Sugi_1.0 HiC_scaffold_305, whole genome shotgun sequence.
TTTTAGTAATAATGGCTGCTAGATGCATTCTTCTACTAAGAGAATCTATTTCTCTATGTTTCATCTCCTTGTAGCAATCATGTTTGCACtccaatcatcaagctacaaattcaatctcatccCTCTCGAGTCTTGGCTAAAAATATAAAGATCTCAATTTTCCTACCATGGTGTGTTGTGGATCTCCTCTAACATCAACTTCCTCAAATTCCTAAGTTTAGAATGTACATTCTCCCTTGGTATCTTAATAATAAAATCTAACTAAAACAAATATCTATTAAATCGATGATCCAAGgggtttttctctacatctttctccatcgtggAATAATCTCTTTGAAGACTACAAACCACTTTCTCAAATTATAGCTTGTAGTAATCATGGCTGctagatgccttcttctactaagagCATCTATTTCTCTATGTTTCATCTCCTTAATGTATTCAATCCTAAATTTATATTCAGTAAGAAACTATATCTATCTATTTTTGTGAGCATTGAGATTGGGTTGAGTAAATATATATTTAAGGCCTAGGTCGTCCATCTTCAATTCAAAAGGCTTACCCAAAATATAGTGCCTCCACATCTAAAGCACATGAATTATGGCTACTAACTCTAGGTCATGGGATGCATAGTTCACCTTATATTATTTCAACTTCCTAGAATAATAGGCAACAACTTGCCCATTCTGCATTAGCACTCCTCCTACACCTTATCCTTATGCATTTTGTTATCACCATGAATTACCCATTTGGATTATGTACAATCAATATACGATTTGAAATGAGCTTCTTCAAAAATTGGAAAGCTTGGTCACACTTCTCATTCCACTCAAACCTTTTCCCTTTCTATGGAGTGAAGTGATTGGTGCTACAATTTTAGAAAATCCTTATACAAACTTCTTGTAGTATCTTGCAAGTCCCATGAAGCTCTAGATTTTAGTTACATTATATGGTGTAGGCAACCCCACGATTGCTTTTATTTTCTCTAGATCAACTACAATCTCTCCCATTGAAATCATAAGGTGTAGATAATTCACCTTGTCCTTGTAGAAAGTACACTTGAATAGCTTACCAAAGATCTTATTCTCCCTTAGGAATTGTAAAACTATCCTCAATCTCTTGATGCAATGTTCAATAGATTCATGAAAGTTGTAGCATTATTTGACTCGAATGACACTAATGTGAAATCGTAGTAGCCATAATAAGTCCTAAAAGCTATCTTTTAAatatcctcttccttaatcctCAATTTGTGGTAGCCATATCTAAGGGACCTATCTTAGATAATATTATAGATCCTCTCATCTGATCAAAGAGATCATTAATCCTTCATAGGGGATACCCATTCTTGACTTTTACTTTGTTCAACATCCCATAGTCAATACACAAGCACAAGGTCCCATTATTTTTCTTCACAAAAATGAGCAGTCCACTGCATGGAGATAGACTAGGTCTAATAATCCCTTGGTTCAAAAACTCCTGCAACTATGACTTCAATTCATACACCATAATGCATTTCACCCAATAAACCTCTCTTGTATGATGAGGGTGgattttataaaaaatgataatgtggtTGCTTAAACCATTAGCACGACATTGTAGTGACGGCAATTGATTACTAGTAATGGTTCCCTAAAGAATCTATTTATAAAGATGTAGGATTGTTGATCAGTAATGGAGATCTAATAAGATATCAAAAATCAAGATCGAGTTGTTAAAGTGATTATGAGGTAAATGGTGGAGGATAATtaggatttttaaatgattttgagGGATGGTTATAAAATGGTTACGAAATGAGTGGAGaggaataaaataattttttaattcttttatatttatttttggtgCTTATGTGGGGACTTTTAGTCAATTTTATTTGTTGGATTTTTTGTGGATGGGACATTAAATAGGAATTGGGACTCCAAAATTTGTGTTAAGACATAGGGAAATGGATTAGAACTTAAGGAAAATTAGGAATAATTTGTATAATAGGATGAAGACATAACAATGAATTACTTACATTTAGGAAATAATCAATATTAAATTAATTGATAGCTATCTATTGTGATATTTATTGTGTAATATCTTTGAAAAACATCAATAATGCATGGAAATATCTTCAAGGTTGTTTCGTTCTTATTAGATCAACAGTTTATTTTTAAAGTGACACACCCATAAAATTCTTGAAAACTAGTAATATCATGTAAATGTATTATCAAATGACTCAAGCACAAATATTTATGTCCATAGTAACAATACACTATATAAAATGACTATAGAAAATAGAAATGTACAAAATATTATTACTAATTATCCCTCATCCTCCATACATTTCATTAGAAAAACATATGTCaatataattaactaaatttaaCATGCATTGTCAAGCCTTTAGAAATTCGCGTAACTTTAGGATATTGAAAATCAGAGATCAGTGCTTTGAATACAAATAAATAGATTTTGATGATGCACAAAATGTCAAGCCTGAGATAACAGAAATCTAATTGTTGATGACCATTCGAATTTTAAAAGACTCGGGCTCTCATAGGATAGTCCGGTCGTGGCTTCTTTGCTTCTACCATAGCACGTGGAGTTCTCTTCTCCGTATAAACAACTAAACTCCTCCTTCAATACTCAATGTATCCATCTATCCGAAACATACTGGAAAAAATCAGCTTTGAGCGGtctatattattaaaattaattgtgaaatatttttttttatcaatgtttgGAATAATATTCTGTCTCATTATCAGAATATACTGTACTGAGTCAGAATTCTTATCCATGATCTATTGTCGGAAGTTAGAAAGTCAAGATTTATACTATATGTTCCAAAACGTTGATGACTCTTCGCATCTTGATTGAAAATATTTACACAGTAAAATCTAAAATCTTTCAAAGAAAAGTTTGAATCTGACCAGGGTTGCCGTAACATACATCGCTTCTCAAGCTAGGATTAGGCTTCCTTGGTAACAGTTCATTCATTCAATCAAGGCTGTATAATGCCAACAGTTTCAGATCTTGCGCTTCTTGTAGATGTTCTGGTCGCATCTTCATATAAAACCTAGACAAATTAAAAAAAGACAAATTGGGAAAAGAAAAACTATAAAAGGACAAGAGGGCTTTCGTGTGATATACGGCTCTTAAAGTCGGgtctttgcttctttgcttccttcttacCTTCGTAGGAGGTGGAGCTCTCTATATAAGTGACATACCCCTCCTTGTATCTTCATTCAGTCTTTGCTGTATGCGATATAGATACTACTTATAATGGCAAAAGTATCAGATCTTGCGCTTCTTCTTGTGGCTGGAATGGCCATATCTCTTTACATTCAAGGTAAGCTGTCATAGTAACATAATGCGTGTTGTATGAGGTTGAATAGTATAAACATTTCCAAGGCTAACAATAATAGTATGTGTGTATTATTTGTCACAGAGGCGAGAGCAGTTAAGTTTGATATAAAGAACCAGTGCGGGTACACAGTGTGGGCGGCGGGATTACCCGGAGGAGGGCAGCAGCTGACCCAGGGTCAGACATGGACGGTTAATTTGGCGGCGGGGACACAGTCGGCAAGATTCTGGGGTCGAACCGGCTGCTCTTTCGATGCGAGCGGCAAAGGAACCTGTCAAACCGGTGACTGCGGCGGCCAACTGAGCTGCACAGTCTCGGGAGCTGTTCCCGCCACGCTGGCCGAGTACACTCAGAGCGACCAGGACTATTACGACGTGTCGCTAGTGGACGGCTTcaatattcctctttccatcaacccTACCAATGCACAGTGCACTGCCCCTGCATGCAAAGCCGACGTGAACGCTGTGTGCCCTGCTGAATTGAAGGTTGCCGGCGGATGCAAGAGTGCCTGCGTTGCCTTTCAAACAGACCAGTATTGCTGCACTGGCAGCTATACCAACAGCTGTCCTGCGACAAACTACTCAATGATATTCAAGCAGCAGTGCCCTCAGGCCTACAGTTATGCCAAGGACGATACGGCCACATTCGCTTGCCCCTCCGGTACAGACTACACTATTGTATTCTGTCCCTAGATATATATAGGATTATGTTTGTGTGTGGACTAATATATTAATAAGTGTTGTCATCTTCGTATTGACACTGTGGTGTAGCCGCGTAGGCCGTTGCAACGCTCACCACTTATTATCAATAAAACATTGCTGTCATTTTACCAGTAATGAGAGAAGCGTAATTCACACGCAATACACTGTTCCGAgagaatattaaaaataaatatatactttgatattttattttctttatatttaaaaattaggtgtcatatattttcttaaAGACTTGTTTCATAGCTAAGATATGAGATGCTTCTCCTCCTATTGTCATTAAGACAGGTTACGCCTATTACTATAATCATATGATTATTTATAAAAATTTtaacatataaattaataaaaatattggtAAAACTATTTTGTTGAAAGAACGTAAAGTTATTTGTTTAAATGGAATATACATTCTTAATtgtatatctttgtatattttttGTCACATAAAATTCAATAATGATAATTGTGTCTTCTATTGGATAGGGTTCTTAACGTTATACAAGATAATCTACTATAGAGGATAAAATAGTTATTGTAAAAAATGGTGTACATGCACTCCAATATTTTCACAATCAATTTGTACCTTATACTAGATGTTTAGATAGGAGTTCCTCAATTGTAAattattcaaaaaggaaggttgctAGTCTAACACATCTATGTGCAAGGAGCATCATTTGTATTTATTTTGGAGTTAAAAAGTGAATAATAATATTTACGCATTTTATGGGTACAAAAGAAACAATTATTTATATGCATTTTATGGCTGCATAATGAAAATATAATGTATGTCCATTTTGTTGGTACAAAATAGATTACTAATGTTAGAATATTACCGATGCAAAATAGAACTATGTTCATGCATTTCTGAGCATATAGTGAAATAGTTGTGAGTATGAATCTTGTTTGCACAAGAAAATGATCATTGTATGAATTTTGAGTGTATAACAagattttcttgcatgtgtttgtcCAAGGTTATAAAAGAGATTGAATTGGAGTACTAAGGTGTTGTGGTTTTATGAAATAGTGTGTTTTACAATATGTACATATACTAAGTGTCTATGTTTTTCTTATTGAAatggttttgtttttttttaaattaaagtgTGTATTTTGAGATGGAAGAGCTTTGGGAATCCTTTGATGGATGTCACTAGAAAATTGtgtttttttatgaaaatttgaaAGTAAAATTTTAAATCATGATTGAtacttgattttttgttttgttagtCTATGTATCTTATGCAGGTCAAGAAGATAATGCCCTCATTTATGTGTATTTTTACTATGTGAAACTCTTCTCATTCTTTTTAAGAACCAAAATAGTCAACTTGGTATTCTTTCATGTGTTAGGAAGTTTAGGAGTATTGTAAGTTTAGACAAAATGTAACCATTACTTTTCAAGTTTACATCATTTAATTATGTTTGATGAATGCTTTAATTACTTTTaatacatcaaaacctacatacactatgagagatatatgtccttatccctttgataagagtattccaatgcctccgtttcctgcacactttgtgacaccaaaatttgacaaatatagagggagaggagaccccaaggcacatataagacaattcttcacagcttgcattgaggtagcggcagaagaaacatacttgatgaggttgttcccacagagcttaggcgatcaagctatggaatggttttctcaattacctcctggtattaagtcatggggcgacttggcagaggcattcattcagcatttctcttacaacattgaaacagatgtctcagttactaccttgtgcaacaccaagcaaaaagagggagaatcttttgcatcattcttacaaagatggagaaatctagccagcagatgctcttgcgaaatcccacagaaacaaatggtagaaatattcacacaaaatgttaacaaggctattggatatgatctcaggaaagcttgtttgtctacattcaaagatgttattgaaaagggcctagcaacagaaaaagtcttaattgaacaaggagttatcaaactattcaaagaaaacaaagaggactttaaaggaaaggataaaccaaaattttggaacaagaacaagaacacagttaatgatggtgttgttgatgccaacatagtgagacccaagttttttttttctggatcaagttctaccaacaatcaagtgaacaatcaaacaacttctaaacctcgaaggaagtacactccattgggagaaccacttgaatcagtattcaaaaagcttgtggcaaacaaactgatcacagttccagattttcctccatatgaaccaaaggtcaaaccaaattggtggaatgatgatgagtattgtgagtttcataagagcaagggtcataagacaagtaattgccatcgattgaagaacattgtgcaagatctcattgatagaggagatattgagattgagggacattcatctaaccaagaacatgaggtgtttaaggaaccattcccaaaacatgacaaaggaaaaggcaaagtcacaaatgatcaagccaattacactagagcaccttacaattatgattctactatcaatcacatctcgatggacaatcatatctctactattactatcaagaacaaaaatcctgagaatccttctcagagacccaagattgtcctaaagggtgttggCTCTTcatctgaatctacctctgaatgtcatgttacaactcgtcgaggtaaaatcatgttgccaggtgcctccactaagaataccaatccttcatcaatcaaacctgagtacgaccttgtagaacaattagggaagacacctgcgctcatctccattcttgagctcttacgtatatcccctgcacataaagccatccttgacaaaatcttgagagacactactgtccctactgatctgaacgtggaccagtttcaagccatggtgggatacctatccgttccgcactccctcacattcacagaagccgatgatgcctccataagtcagccacataatgcacctttacacattgaagccttcatacataaacatcgaataaagcgagtcctgatagatggaggagcaggtctaaatatttgtacattgagcaccgtcagacaattgggatattctgacaaagctgtgaattcttcaaaccaaatcaccatcaaggcttatgatgatgaagagcgttcatccaagggcacagttaccttaccactaagaatcgggccagtcacaaaggatgtggtttgtcaagtcctagatctagatctcacatataacatattgctaggacgtccttggattcatgaaatgagggcagtcccatcaacatatcatcaatgcattaagtttcctcataatggagtcgaggtaacagtcaatggtgatccaaatccattcatatattgcaataacttgagatcacatactgagactatcattcccagtaaccgTGAGGCTACTCtctcttcggcatacattgaccctgagtcattaaaaccctcgacatctaaacaaggtgaacttagaggtaagtttcaagacaaaggcatgggagaatacactttgaatcagacaatgtttttatgacaagtcatgagctctccaaaagaatatgggaggccacatcctaacaagcaaatctccatcatgatactcagatgggatcctaccatctttcaaagatggggcgaactagaagaagaaaatttatataaaatgctctatagagacattgaagaggacacgcaagatcaaattattataccctgtgagaactatggcaaaggcttcaaaattctgcaaagatttgggtatgatggaaaaagccctctcgggttatgcaaagaaggtgtcatggagcccttacaacctgagctaactacaagaagggaacgctccaagggacttggttttctgaattccaagattcaaaataaaagaacaaaagaggcatggcAAATCAAAgtggccgaagttcaacaagaggattattattccacagattctaataagtgggaatggggttcagacaaatcctccagtgactatgagctcactgagacattcagagagccaaatgaacctacagaggaggaggaattttacaaaaagttcagagttggtcaagaaccaacccataaggatcccgcacaatcttcgtttcaaggtcctaggttgaaatcgcataggatgaggacacctgtcccagaaggcactactagtgatgacaatttgaattcactcacgatcgaaactgatgaggagagtgccatcgatgacctcaacgattgccttgacatacctgaatataaccacatcttcactctttgtCCAGCAAACTCtaaaaacactaatgaccttccccttgttcacccccaactcattgactggaatcatgaaggaccagcacaatttgatacatttcaaaatgacgaagctattgtcgactatcttggcattcgagatgatcttccccctggagaccacaaagcaggatacaccatagaactcaacaacatggcatacttcggtgagggtgtcgggccttctagtcgcaaaaatgtgaaaataagaacaaaacaagggtcttatggcgaaaaccacactgtggcgctatttgactccaaaaaagtaaaaagaaaggacatatctgagggtgaaaacctctctgaggcacccgaagatggaaggctcgacattctcccaacgtcatatgaggaaaagtcatccatgctgatAGAGgaaactataaagacaaacattggtacggaagaagttccacacaacatattcttagctcaatctttgatagagtccgaaaaggcaaaattcataagcttctttaaggaacgacaaatcaactttgcatggtcatacgctgatatgcctggattggatccggatttggtaatgcatcatttgacagtcaaaccgggggcaaagccagtaaagcagaaattaaggaaaatgcacccacaagtggcattactagtcaaagcagagctggagaaattgttggatgtcggattcatacgcccaattgattatcccgaatggatttccaatttagtacctgtcagcaaaccagatcgcagtatccgaatatgtacagacttcagagatatcaacaaagcttgtctgaaagatgacttcccattaccaaacattgacttgatcgttgatctcacagcaggtcatgaaatgctatctttaatggacggattttttggatataatcaaatcaggattgcgcctgaagatcaacataaaacatcattcacttgtccatggggaaccttctgttggaatgtcatgccttttgggctgaaaaatgcaggcgctacttatcaaagagtgatgaccactatttttcatgatctcatgcacataacagtggaagattatgttgatgatctcttgggaaaatcaatagacagagatacacacttggacatactttcagttgtctttgatcggctggaaaaatacaaagtaagattaaatccaaagaaatgtgtctttggagtaacctcagggaagctcctaggattcattgtgtctaaaagaggaattgaggccgatccagcaaaagtcaaggctatcttgaacaTGCCGCCACCGAGGaacatcagtcaactttgatctttacaagggagactccaatccatacgaagattcatagcgcaacttgcagataagtgtaatcctttctagcacctgctacacaaaaacatcaagttcaaatgggatgagaactgtcaacaggcatttcaggcgctcaaagattatcttttgaacccaccagttttgatgccaccaattccagatcaacctttgttactctacatatcagctactccaacgacACTggaggcactcttagcacaacaaatacctgacggcaaggaaaaagcagtatactatatcagtcgcacactggtgggatatgagctaaattacacaccaatcgagcgtgcctgtctcactgtggtctttgcttcactaaaattacgtcattatatgctcactcacaagactaagttgattgccagaattgatccactaaaatatcttctcaacaaagctacacttactgggcggctggccaagtgggtaatgattctgagtgaatttgacatcgagtacgtagacagaaaagcaataaaaggacaagaaattgcagatcaattggcagatgcttccatgatagatgatgttcctctacagtcagaatttccagatgaagcaattttaacaatatcacatgtgaagccatggcaactatactttgatggctcatacacacagcatggagcaggagcgagtatactctttataactcctcaaggcgattctataccaaaatcataccgcttatcatttccttgcaccaacaatatagcagaatatgaggcattaacaactggattaagaattgcagttcagtggaagatccaggaacttcgtgtttttggggattctcaacttgtcatccatcaagcaactgatgattaccaaacaaaatatgaaaagctaatgccttacaaacaactggtagatgatttgaaacaacacttcacaaagatagattttgagcagataccaagagaacagaatcgtgctgcagatgccatggctacgattgctttgctcattgatctaccacaaaatgagacctgctatgagttcctggtagataatctcctgattccttcatatgagatcactcctacagaaatgatatgtgttgttggtcctgaatcccagttatatggttccatattcacataccttcgcgacaatatcttacctcccgatctatcgaacaaccaacgccgcactttcattcgccaatcctctcgatacgtcattctagctgatatcctataccgacgaggtctagatggcacccttcttagatgtttagagagttacgaagctcagattgcgttacgagaagtgcatgaagggatatgtggtctgcatactagtggtcctaccttggccaagaaactcatcaggactggatattactggcctactatggaaaaagactcatatcagtttgtcaagaagtgtaagcagtgtcaaattcatggagacctcatacacgcaccagcacaagaactacaaccacttgcatctccttggcccttttgtcagtggggactcgatctcataggcaagattcaccctccttcttccaacggtcataaattcattatcacagccacagagtatttcacaaagtggattgaagccgtgcctctcacacaagttactgggaaacaaatcgctaccttcattttgaactacatcatttgccgatatgggattcctacttccattattactgataacgggcgtcccttcaaaaatcagaatgttcgtgaactctgtgactgcttccatatctctcatcgtttctccacaccatattacccccaaggtaatggccaagctgaggcatctaacaaaacaattctcaaaatccttaaaaagacagtcgacgacgctagccgtaactggcatatccaactcaatcctacactttgggcctaccgtacaagtgtccgcacacctacaggagctacaccttactcacttgtctacgacgctgaagccatcttgcctattgaggtcgagttaccttctctatgggtctccttgagaaacataatcaacgatgaagattacagggtctctcgcttacaagaactagaactgctggaggaacgaagacacactgcttttaatcatctcaaggcttaccaacaaagaatgagtcgtagctacaatcacaaagttaagcctcgcacatttgaagtaggtgacttagtcctcagagagaaccccaagaatcagcaagacagagataagaagggcaagttcgaaccaaattggcttggtccttacatcatcacagcggtatatggatctggggcatatcagctctcaactatagaaggtgaacctttggaggatcctatcaacagcatgcaccttcgcaggttctacacatagctcatcggaatatcctaattcaaaaatacaaaaaaaatcaaaaaattcaaaaatacaaaaaaaaaattataaaacaaaaaaatcgttacttggtgaaaacctggcaaacaggcgccttgtgacacaaaaaaaaaatgaaaaaatcaaaaaaagtaaagagaaataatttcatccaacggtgaaaaccacttcggtggcgccctaggcaagtaccatggtgaaaactgggtcaccagcaccatgcgtagagactttgctcctccctccttcaggattctctttcatcctttcactttgcacacactcacgaccaattcatccacaataaacttacccagtcccatcatggcttgttattgatctaccccaagattggttagccattcataataaacctcccttttcgcctccctttccatccataataaatcagatcctatctgtgactacggccaaattctacgtctagtaatgggtgtggaactgagaacatcacatgtttcgaggagtacagtttcttccagcttccttcaagtctatccgtgcacagatccgcaataaagcaacatttgcatcacagatccgcaataaagcaacatttgcatcgaagatccgcaataaagtttcatcttctccgcaataaagtatcagttttatggattcagtcagtttcagatgagagacAGTAGCAACaataagcttcaacaaaatcaaatctttcaacagactcagacaacatatggttcagtgctatctatcctttttgtgaaagtgaccattgtgaccacaatcgaataagacttatacaagtgacatatttgaacTTGCTTTGGATTTGTTTGTTTACACATCTCTTGAT
It includes:
- the LOC131045879 gene encoding pathogenesis-related thaumatin-like protein 3.8, producing MAKVSDLALLLVAGMAISLYIQEARAVKFDIKNQCGYTVWAAGLPGGGQQLTQGQTWTVNLAAGTQSARFWGRTGCSFDASGKGTCQTGDCGGQLSCTVSGAVPATLAEYTQSDQDYYDVSLVDGFNIPLSINPTNAQCTAPACKADVNAVCPAELKVAGGCKSACVAFQTDQYCCTGSYTNSCPATNYSMIFKQQCPQAYSYAKDDTATFACPSGTDYTIVFCP